A window from Catalinimonas alkaloidigena encodes these proteins:
- a CDS encoding ATP-binding protein: MVANPMEASTLSNNLTYLTNEHLDVLFPFFVVVDSQMTIVDAGRSIKKLVPDLVGKLLWERFVVKTPRSMELRMESMVDYTRQVVVLETIAERKLPFRGQLIALSHLQEPQLLFVGTPWVTDADHFNANHLQLTDFALHDTITDMAQILKSKNIMMEDIRNLVSALHQQKKNLIQAKETAERSQQAKETFLANMSHEIRTPLNAVIGFSDILKNTTLNEEQAELVRIISMAGDNLLSIINDILDFTKIESGNLVMEAIPLNLQTLTQNIKAILSQKAEEKNLSLKLFIESELPEWVIGDPTRLTQILVNLVGNAIKFTKEGKVHLYCGVASRQGDEYQIEFRVKDTGIGISSDKVEQIFERFVQAEDQITRKFGGTGLGLSITKMLVEIFKGTITCESELGKGTEFTVTLPFRKTSTTPTFAKEAGVKSLRPDLRILLVEDSELNQLLARKVIRSAGAQLDVVANGKLALERLGNSAYDVVLMDLQMPEMDGYSTTTYIRNVMKLDVPIVAMTANTMVGERERCLQLGMNNYISKPFKAPDLINVIQELL, from the coding sequence ATGGTAGCTAATCCTATGGAAGCCAGTACTTTATCGAATAACCTTACGTATCTGACCAACGAGCACCTGGACGTGTTGTTTCCTTTTTTCGTCGTGGTGGACTCGCAGATGACCATTGTGGATGCCGGCCGTTCCATCAAGAAACTGGTGCCCGATCTGGTGGGCAAATTGCTGTGGGAACGTTTTGTGGTAAAAACGCCACGCAGCATGGAGCTGCGGATGGAGTCGATGGTCGATTACACGCGGCAGGTGGTGGTGCTGGAAACGATTGCCGAGCGGAAACTTCCGTTTCGTGGCCAACTCATCGCCCTAAGTCACCTGCAAGAGCCTCAACTCCTCTTTGTCGGTACGCCGTGGGTGACCGACGCCGACCACTTTAACGCCAATCACCTCCAACTGACGGATTTTGCGCTGCATGACACCATCACCGACATGGCGCAGATCCTCAAGTCGAAAAACATCATGATGGAGGACATCCGGAATCTGGTCTCGGCCCTCCATCAGCAAAAGAAGAACCTGATTCAAGCCAAAGAAACCGCCGAGCGTTCGCAGCAAGCCAAAGAAACGTTTCTGGCGAACATGAGCCACGAAATTCGTACGCCCCTTAACGCGGTGATCGGCTTTTCGGACATCTTGAAAAATACGACGCTTAACGAAGAGCAAGCCGAACTGGTCAGGATCATCTCGATGGCGGGCGATAACCTGTTGTCCATCATCAACGACATTCTGGACTTTACTAAAATTGAGTCGGGCAACCTGGTGATGGAGGCCATTCCGCTCAATTTGCAGACGCTGACGCAGAACATCAAAGCGATTTTGTCTCAAAAGGCGGAAGAAAAAAATCTGTCCCTCAAACTCTTTATCGAAAGTGAATTGCCGGAGTGGGTCATTGGCGATCCGACGCGTCTGACGCAAATTCTGGTCAATCTGGTGGGCAACGCCATCAAATTTACGAAGGAAGGTAAGGTGCACCTGTACTGCGGAGTGGCCTCGCGCCAGGGCGACGAATACCAGATCGAGTTTCGGGTGAAAGACACCGGCATCGGGATTTCGAGCGACAAGGTCGAGCAGATTTTTGAACGCTTCGTGCAGGCCGAAGATCAGATCACCCGCAAGTTTGGCGGCACGGGGCTGGGCCTGAGCATCACCAAAATGTTGGTGGAAATTTTCAAAGGCACCATTACGTGCGAAAGCGAACTGGGCAAGGGCACGGAGTTTACGGTAACGCTTCCGTTCCGAAAAACCTCCACCACGCCTACGTTTGCCAAAGAGGCGGGCGTGAAGAGTTTGCGGCCTGACCTCCGCATTTTGTTGGTAGAAGACTCGGAGTTGAATCAACTGCTGGCCCGCAAGGTGATTCGGTCGGCCGGCGCACAACTCGACGTTGTCGCCAATGGGAAACTCGCCCTCGAACGGCTCGGCAACTCGGCCTACGACGTGGTGCTGATGGACCTGCAAATGCCCGAAATGGATGGGTACTCTACCACCACCTACATCCGCAACGTGATGAAACTGGACGTGCCGATTGTTGCGATGACGGCCAACACGATGGTGGGGGAACGGGAGCGTTGCCTGCAGTTGGGCATGAACAACTACATCTCCAAACCCTTCAAAGCGCCGGACCTGATCAACGTGATTCAGGAACTGTTGTAA
- a CDS encoding DUF1697 domain-containing protein, whose translation MNTYIAILRGINVSGSHKLKMADLQQALQEAGYRQVQTYIQSGNVVLSHDTAEPSALAQEIRALMARKFGYEVPVLVLSSADLQKVLSENPFLRERHEDPAPLHVTFLSEAPSAAALTRLEGVTSGPDEYRLHGNVIYLFCPNGYGRTKLTNNFFEQKLRVTATTRNWKTCLKLAEMATAP comes from the coding sequence ATGAACACCTACATTGCTATTTTGCGCGGCATCAACGTAAGCGGGTCGCATAAGCTCAAAATGGCCGATTTGCAGCAAGCGTTGCAGGAAGCGGGATATCGACAGGTGCAGACGTATATCCAAAGCGGCAATGTGGTGCTCTCTCACGACACCGCCGAACCCTCGGCGCTGGCCCAGGAAATTCGGGCACTGATGGCGCGGAAATTTGGCTACGAAGTGCCAGTACTTGTGCTGAGTAGCGCCGACTTGCAAAAAGTTTTGTCGGAGAATCCGTTTTTACGCGAGCGCCACGAAGACCCCGCTCCTCTGCACGTCACGTTTTTGTCGGAAGCGCCCTCGGCCGCAGCGCTCACCCGGTTGGAAGGCGTCACCAGCGGCCCGGACGAATACCGCCTGCACGGGAACGTGATCTACTTGTTTTGTCCGAACGGATACGGACGTACCAAGCTGACCAATAATTTTTTCGAACAGAAGCTCCGGGTAACGGCCACGACCCGCAACTGGAAAACCTGCCTGAAGCTGGCAGAAATGGCCACGGCACCGTAA